The proteins below come from a single Vanacampus margaritifer isolate UIUO_Vmar chromosome 10, RoL_Vmar_1.0, whole genome shotgun sequence genomic window:
- the LOC144059446 gene encoding uncharacterized protein LOC144059446 — MPRQRCLNPKKEAMLYIDTGRDKHGLDVKYISEFKGRGVFACASFEKGNFLLEYHGALLSKQECERRQRLYHDKMKAFMFEFHFDGRTCCVDAATEDGSLGRLVNDDHINPNSTMKYLNVQGKPHLCLFATRDIDPGEEITYNYGDSDWPWRSKESGQQNTSTSKLTVEETTSTAPTDALKSFQEHSDAEKSAQTSRVEHIEQCMMETRHSSMSLSQNDLSPPHNSSQKHSDAERSAQPSEVEDIEQCMMETRHSSMSLSQSDLSPVRREPLNNSQKHSDAERSTQPSEVEDIEQCMMETRHSSMSLSQSDLSPVRREPLNNSQKHTDTERSAQPLEVEGIEQCMMETSDSTLTLSQGDLSPALEPQTSSQKDCWKHLLEVSTLSPFDKCVLCLGHISSFTWTGYRCKACSRVWHLSCYRRKKAEDEILDSDEEQNSGSKYVPDSDEDSDSSMTLVPHQSKVRQKEGIPALPTNNSNSLDTHFPNDAGTSKCLLTDVIAGETSDSEISSKDSSNKHVKNKDKKSLEHLNLTNRNDCFVCGKPQSRLTRHLKVHMSHPEVSYAFYLPGHSQERKTLFEKMRNRGNFHHNIAILQGENGQLKVKRVLKSTAVAGNFVHCMHCQGFYARKELWRHVRRCLLRPENRNLDKQAGRARVLCLATAQDTVFSQHFSSGMWKLLSTMKTDDIGLAVRNDLSIVHLAQSLYNKHGQDPTKYKHIRQKLREVGRLLVCLRANYSVHSLEEAIKPSNSQTVVQAVKQVAGFDEESLSYHTPSLALKLGHTLNKICDIIHCRALMAEDAALMKATETFRKLYTSKWCELISNKALSTLSSAKYNKPTTLPFTEDIQVLHQYLQKTSDSAVSNLMEEATPKNYAEIEIEGNLSFSENENNEGSDSEGSGTEVGGPLCEDGKDLDPASDSMILEREQNSGGQDKLSHVTSTVGDTVPSTGVFSGKDDADQESEARRQPKKMWSKAEVAAVMRHFGSHIKKGKLASKVECSQCKRAEDPVLSQRTVQNIRDFVRNRITTAKRQAQKRR; from the exons atgccaaGGCAAAGGTGTTTGAatccaaaaaaagaagcaatgctTTATATCGATACCGGAAGAGACAAACATGGACTTGATGTGAAATACATCAGTGAATTCAAAG GGAGAGGGGTCTTTGCTTGTGCTTCTTTTGAAAAAGGAAACTTCCTGCTAGAATATCATGGTGCACTTCTAAGCAAACAAGAATGTGAGAGGAGACAGAGATTGTAccatgacaaaatgaaagcattcaTGTTTGAGTTTCACTTTGACGGAAGAACTTGCTG TGTTGATGCAGCAACAGAGGATGGGTCACTAGGAAGACTGGTCAATGATGACCACATCAACCCAAATTCCACAATGAAGTATTTAAATGTGCAAGGAAAGCCCCATCTGTGTTTATTTGCGACACGGGACATTGACCCAGGAGAGGAGATTACATATAATTATGGTGACTCTGACTGGCCATGGAGAAGCAAG GAATCTGGCCAACAAAACACATCCACATCCAAGCTCACCGTGGAGGAAACTACATCTACAGCGCCCACAGATGCTCTGAAATCTTTTCAAGAG cattctgacgCAGAGAAGTCTGCCCAAACCTCCAGAGTTGAACAcattgaacag tgcatgatggagacaaggcactcctcaatgagtttgagccagaaTGACCTGAGTCCACCGCACAatagttctcaaaag cattctgacgCAGAGAGGTCAGCCCAACCCTCAgaggttgaagatattgaacag tgcatgatggagacaaggcactcctcaatgagtttgagccagagtgacctgagtccagtacgtcgtgagccactcaacaattctcaaaag cattctgatgCAGAGAGGTCAACCCAACCCTCAgaggttgaagatattgaacag tgcatgatggagacaaggcactcttcaatgagtttgagccagagtgacctgagtccagtacgtcgtgagccactcaacaattctcaaaag catacCGACACAGAGAGGTCCGCCCAACCATTAGAGGTTGAAGGTATTGAACAG tgcatgatggagacaagtgACTCCACGTTGACCTTGTCCCAGGGTGACCTTAGTCCAGCACTTGAGCCTCAGAccagttctcaaaag gactGTTGGAAACACCTTCTTGAGGTCTCAACACTGTCACCCTTTGACAAGTGTGTTCTATGCTTGGGACATATATCTTCTTTTACATGGACTGGATACAGATGCAAAG CATGTTCAAGAGTCTGGCATCTGTCCTGCTACAGACGAAAGAAAGCAGAGGATGAAATATTAGACTCGGATGAGGAGCAGAACTCTGGAAGCAAATATGTCCCTGATTCAGATGAGGATTCAGATTCAAGCATGACTTTGGTGCCTCATCAGTCTAAAGTACGACAGAAGGAAGGAATACCAGCCTTACCCACTAACAACTCTAACAGTTTGgacacacattttccaaatgacgctggcacatcaaaatgtttgctcacAGATGTCATTGCTGGCGAAACGTCAGATTCAGAAATTTCTAGCAAAGACTCATCAAATAAGCATGTGAagaacaaagataaaaaatctCTAGAACATCTCAATTTGACCAAtagaaatgactgttttgtttgtggtaaGCCACAAAGCAGACTGACTCGCCACCTGAAAGTACACATGTCTCACCCAGAAGTTTCATATGCATTTTACCTCCCTGGTCACTCTCAGGAGCGCAagactttgtttgaaaaaatgcgAAACAGAGGAAACTTTCATCATAACATTGCCATACTCCAAGGTGAAAATGgacaattaaaagtgaaaagggTGCTAAAATCTACTGCAGTGGCTGGAAACTTTGTGCATTGTATGCACTGCCAGGGCTTTTACGCACGCAAAGAACTGTGGAGACATGTCCGAAGATGTTTGTTAAGGCCAGAAAATCGCAATCTGGATAAACAAGCTGGAAGAGCCAGAGTTCTGTGTTTAGCTACAGCCCAAGATACCGTATTCAGTCAACACTTCTCGAGTGGAATGTGGAAGCTTCTTAGCACAATGAAGACGGATGACATTGGCCTTGCTGTACGAAATGACCTATCTATTGTTCATTTGGCCCAGTCCCTGTACAATAAACATGGTCAAGATCCCACAAAGTACAAACATATTCGACAAAAGCTCCGAGAAGTGGGACGACTGCTGGTATGTCTGCGAGCAAACTACTCTGTACACAGCCTGGAGGAAGCCATAAAGCCCTCAAACTCTCAAACAGTTGTTCAAGCAGTGAAGCAAGTTGCTGGATTTGACGAAGAAAGCCTCTCCTACCATACACCAAGCCTGGCTTTGAAATTGGGGCACACACTAAACAAAATCTGCGACATCATTCATTGTCGTGCACTAATGGCAGAAGATGCAGCACTGATGAAGGCAACTGAAACATTTAGGAAACTATATACCTCCAAGTGGTGTGAGTTGATTTCCAACAAAGCTCTGAGCACATTGAGCAGTGCCAAGTATAATAAGCCAACAACACTGCCCTTTACAGAGGATATCCAGGTACTTCACCAGTACCTTCAGAAGACTAGTGACAGTGCTGTTAGTAACTTGATGGAGGAAGCAACACCGAAAAACTatgctgaaattgaaattgaag GTAACTTATCATTCAGTgagaatgaaaataatgaaggCAGTGACTCAGAGGGCAGCGGCACAGAGGTCGGAGGACCACTTTGTGAAGATGGCAAAGACCTGGATCCAGCCTCAGACTCTATGATCCTTGAGCGGGAACAGAACTCTGGTGGCCAAG atAAGCTGTCACATGTGACGTCTACAGTAGGAGACACAGTCCCTTCAACTGGCG TCTTCTCAGGAAAAGACGATGCTGATCAAGAAAGTGAGGCAAGGAGACagccaaagaaaatgtggagCAAAGCCGAGGTCGCTGCAGTGATGCGACATTTTGGaagccacataaaaaaaggaaaacttgccTCCAAAGTTGAATGCAGCCAGTGTAAGCGGGCAGAGGACCCTGTGCTGTCACAACGGACTGTACAGAATATTAGAGACTTTGTGAGAAACCGAATAACCACAGCCAAAAGGCAGGCCCAGAAGAGACGGTAA